A DNA window from Acomys russatus chromosome 7, mAcoRus1.1, whole genome shotgun sequence contains the following coding sequences:
- the LOC127191798 gene encoding olfactory receptor 52I1-like has protein sequence MLAPSHNHTVELPATFFLVGIPGLQSSYLWLAISLSAMYSTALLGNTLIITVICMDSTLQEPMYFFLCVLAAVDIVMASSVVPKMVSIFSSGDGSISFNACFTQMYFVHAATAVETGLLLAMAFDRYVAICKPLHYMRILTPHVMLGMTVTIIIRAVVFMTPLSWMLSHLPFCGSNVVLHSYCEHMAVAKVSCADPMPSSLYSLIFSSIIVGLDVAFIAASYILILRAVFSLSSKNAQRKALSTCGSHVGVMALYYLPGMASVYVAWLGQDKVPLHVHVLLADLYLIIPPTLNPVIYGMRTRQIRERTWSLLTHCFFHQSTQGS, from the coding sequence ATGCTGGCGCCATCCCACAACCACACAGTGGAACTCCCTGCCACCTTCTTCCTCGTGGGCATTCCAGGTTTGCAGTCTTCCTATCTTTGGCTGGCCATCTCTCTGAGCGCCATGTACAGCACAGCCCTTTTAGGAAACACCCTCATCATTACTGTCATCTGCATGGATTCCACTCTACAAGagcccatgtacttcttcctatgtgttctggctgctgtggacaTTGTGATGGCTTCTTCTGTGGTACCTAAGATGGTGAGCATCTTTAGTTCAGGAGACGGCTCCATTAGCTTTAATGCCTGTTTCACTCAGATGTACTTTGTCCATGCAGCCACAGCTGTGGAGACAGGGCTGCTACTGGCCATGGCTTTTGATCGCTACGTGGCCATCTGCAAGCCCCTACATTATATGAGAATTCTCACCCCTCATGTGATGTTGGGAATGACTGTGACTATCATCATTAGAGCTGTTGTTTTTATGACTCCACTGAGTTGGATGTTGAGTCATTTGCCATTCTGTGGCTCCAATGTAGTTCTTCATTCCTACTGTGAACACATGGCTGTGGCCAAGGTGTCATGTGCTGACCCCATGCCCAGTAGTCTTTACAGTTTGATTTTCTCCTCCATAATTGTGGGATTGGATGTAGCCTTCATCGCTGCCTCCTATATCTTGATTCTTAGGGCAGTATTTAGTCTGTCCTCAAAGAATGCCCAGCGGAAGGCATTGAGTACATGTGGCTCTCACGTTGGGGTCATGGCACTGTATTATCTCCCTGGGATGGCATCTGTCTATGTAGCCTGGCTAGGACAGGACAAAGTTCCCCTGCACGTCCATGTGCTCTTAGCTGACCTGTACCTGATTATTCCGCCCACCCTGAACCCTGTCATTTATGGTATGAGGACCAGGCAAATCCGGGAACGGACATGGAGTCTGCTGACGCATTGCTTCTTTCACCAATCCACTCAAGGTTCATGA
- the LOC127191979 gene encoding olfactory receptor 52I1-like — translation MSRTSHNHTVELPATFLLVGIPGLQSSYLWLAISLSAMYSTALLGNTLIITVICMDSTLQEPMYFFLCVLAAVDIVMASSVVPKMVSIFSSGDGSIGFNACFTQMYFVHAATAVETGLLLAMAFDRYVAICKPLHYKRILTPKLMLGMSVTIIIRAVISMTPLSWMLSHLPFCGSNVVLHSYCEHMAVAKLSCADPMPSSLYSLIFSSIIVGSDVAFIAASYILILRAVFSLSSKNAQRKALSTCGSHVGVMCLFYFPGVASIYIAWLWQDKVPLHTQVLLADLYLIIPPTLNPVIYGIRTKQIQERAWMLLMCFLR, via the coding sequence ATGTCAAGAACATCCCACAACCACACAGTGGAACTCCCTGCCACCTTCCTCCTCGTGGGCATTCCAGGTTTGCAGTCTTCCTATCTTTGGCTGGCCATCTCTCTGAGCGCCATGTACAGCACAGCCCTCTTAGGAAACACCCTCATCATTACTGTCATCTGCATGGATTCTACTCTACAAGagcccatgtacttcttcctatgtgttctggctgctgtggacaTTGTGATGGCTTCTTCTGTGGTACCTAAGATGGTGAGCATCTTTAGTTCAGGAGACGGCTCCATCGGCTTTAATGCCTGTTTCACTCAGATGTACTTTGTCCATGCAGCCACAGCTGTGGAGACAGGGCTGCTACTGGCCATGGCTTTtgatcgctatgtggccatctgcaagcCCCTACACTACAAGAGAATCCTCACACCTAAATTGATGCTGGGAATGAGTGTGACTATCATCATCAGAGCTGTCATTTCCATGACTCCGTTGAGTTGGATGTTGAGTCATTTGCCATTCTGTGGCTCCAATGTAGTTCTTCATTCCTACTGTGAACACATGGCTGTGGCCAAGTTGTCATGTGCTGACCCCATGCCCAGCAGTCTCTATAGTCTGATTTTTTCCTCCATCATTGTGGGATCAGATGTGGCCTTCATCGCTGCCTCCTATATCTTGATTCTTAGGGCAGTATTTAGTCTGTCCTCAAAGAACGCCCAGCGGAAGGCATTGAGTACATGTGGATCTCATGTGGGAGTCATGTGTCTTTTCTACTTCCCTGGGGTTGCTTCCATTTATATAGCTTGGTTATGGCAGGACAAAGTTCCCCTGCACACCCAAGTGCTGTTAGCTGACCTGTACCTGATCATTCCACCCACGTTAAACCCTGTCATTTACGGTATTAGGACCAAGCAAATACAGGAGAGAGCGTGGATGTTGCTGATgtgttttttaagataa